The nucleotide sequence caattaaaaaaaaatgtattaagggCCTGCTCTGAGCAAGGCTTTGTGCTTGGCATTggaaatacaaaaccaaaaaccaaatagttcctgtcctcaaggattaACATTCTACTGGAGAATGCAACATGTGTAGTATGAGGAAAAAGAAGGTCAGAGAGAATCCTAATTGGCTGAGGGAAGGTGGGGGTCAGGGTGGGAGAAAGAGATGATTTTGTAGACAATGTGGAACCTGAGCTTGGCCTTGAGGGAAAACAAGGATAAGAAGCAGAAAACAGGAGAGCCTGTGCTCCATTAACAGGGATTATTTTGAAGTATGTATGGAGGCAAGAGGCAAAGGATGAAGGTAGAGAATAGTCTGGCTAGAATCTAGAGTTCATGAAAAAGAACAATGTAAAATAAGGTTGGAAAGTAAGGCAAGAGCCTAATATGGCAGCCCTTAGACACTAGTCagtcactaaatatttattaagtacttcttaTGTGCTAGAAGCTGcactaagtactgaggatacaaagggaGGTAAAAGTCGGTCACTCTTCTCAAGAGGCTCACAGTCAAACGGGGGAGAGAACATGTAtccaattatgtacaaacaagaccaTTTGCCAAATAAGCTGGAAATAGCCTTAGACAGAAGAAGGCATGAacaaggattgggaaaggcttcctgtataAGGTgagcttttatttataatttaaaggaAGGCAGAAGATGGAGATGAGGGAGAGCTTTCAAGAATGGAGGATGGTCACGAAAAAGCCCCCATTTAGGAGATGGAGTGCCTCATTTGAGCAAGGGGCCTGGTTTAATTGGATCACACAGTTCTTTGGAGAAGGTAGAAAGTAAGGTATAAGCAGTCTGGGAAGGGTCAAGTTATAGAGGGTTTTGTACGAGtaccagaggattttatatttgatccattAAGTAATTAGTCACTAGAATTTACTGAATAAAGAAGTGATGTGGTCAaacttttcctttaggaagattaatttgacagctgagtgtaGAACAGACTGGAGTGGGAAGAGGCTTAAGGCAGGCAGACAAACCAGAGAGCTATTATAACAGTCGAGGCAAAGAGATGAGGATTTGTACTAGGGGTCAAAAGAAtgtcagagagagaaggaggtatatttgagagatgttatgaaaTTAAAATCAACAGATTTGGGAACAGATTGGATTTAGGAGGTAAGAGAGAATAAAGAGTTCAGAAATCCATCTTGGTTGAGAGGGTAGGGGACTGGGAGGATGGGGGTATCCTCAAGAGAGATAAGGAatttaggaagaggggaaggtttaGGACCTGTGAATGAAATCAGAGACTGTGGGTGAGCAAAGAAGTTAGAGCTATGTAAGAAGATTTATGAAACATGAgcttagagatgataattgaatctgcaggagctgatgagattaccaagtgaaatagtacagagggaaaagagaagagggactaGAACAGAATCCTGGAGAATATGATGTTTAGGAGACATGATCTGGATAAAGATCCAATAAAGGAGCAGAAATGTAGGAGGGGAGCCAGGAGAGAACAGTGTAGCAAAAAGCTAAAGATAAGAAGCTAGAAGAGGGCTGATAGATAGTATCAGAAATTGCAGAGGTCaaggataaagactgagaaaaggctattaaAATGCCAGTCTAAAAATCTTTTATCTTATCCTAGGGGCATTGGAAGTTTTTTGATCCAAGATGTGATAGGGTTATATCTGTATCTaaggaagattattttaataGCTACAAGGAGAATAGTTTGAAGAATcactaaataaacaaacaaatgaaagcaAGAATGCTAATTAGGAGATGATCACAGTAGTCCAGGCAAGAAATGATGTGGACCTGAAGTAAGGTTGGGGGCAGAGGTGGAGGGTAGTTCTATATATGTGGATTGAAGGAGATATAAGTGAAAGTTATTGTGAAAGTAGAATCAACAAGACCTGCCAGAATGATTGGCCTTTGGGGAAGGCAGGAAAAAGAAGAGCAAATCCatgtgaaagagaagaaagagtttAGACTGATTCTGGGCATAAATCAGAAAACAGTGGTGTGGAGTCCTCAAAATAAGTATGAAAGAGTGGAGGTTTATGAAGGCAATATGAGTTTCATTTTTGTAGATGTTAAGTTATAGCTAATAAGCAAGATGACATTATAACCAAAAAGAAGATCTGGCAGGCATAATGCActgaattaaataagataatcttTACTGGATACATGTAGctttttcatgtattttcattcataaaatgctagctacttatttataaaatcaaatttgtaaattcaggaagagggagagattcAACTGGATGGAAGTCATTGAGTTAATCCATAAGCATGCATAGTTGACACAGCAAATGGACAATTCACATTTGAAAAGGAAGAAGCAAGAGGTTAGTTTCAgtaaaatcaagctattccctgTCACTGAAATGCATCTTTTTTAATTTCGACAACTCTCAGTGTTGGGAATAATGGAACAATACAGTCTCTGGGGAATCAGAATTATAAGCAGCCCAAATAGCAGAACAAAGATATACAGTGGGTGAAAATAGGCAGCAGCAAATTACTCGTGACAAAGCTGTGTGCAAGAAATGGTACAAAAGTCAGTTCTTTAGATGTATATTACTGGTATTAGAGATGGATTCATATGAGAGTAAGTAGATGGATAAACTGTTACACTGGTATCCATGAAATTTCAAAATATCAGGAAGAAAGCCTCTAGCACATTGATTATTTTCCATGAAAGGATCTATATGAAAATAATACAGTATAAGAAGTCAGGGATGTGTTTCAATCTGTACCAGTGTTGGGAGTTGTACATACTGAGGGAATAGTGGTTTCATTTAAGTATCTAAATCTAAAACTAAGAGAGATTTTTGGTTGCCAGAGCAAACTTCTCCCAAATACTCAAACTGTTCTCCCCTCAACTCAAGTCATCACTAAAGCAGATGGGAAATATTGTGTTATTAATATGAGTCAGGATTAGGCAAATGTGAATTATATCCCTGAATAAGGATGCTTCATATGTATAAGTCCATAGCATCACAATATAATTATTGATCAAATTCAAAGTCTGAGCTTCCTTAAGCctataataattcatttttattaccaACAACTATTTCAAATTAGTTCATCTTTAAATGGTCTATGATAATTTCATATGTGTACCTACATACTAAGTtcaaaaaatgttcaaaacaCTTGCTCTGTAGCAGCTTTTGCctcactattatttataatctacACATATGAAATAGGACTCTTTAGTCTCTTTCATAGGAAACATTATAATTATctgaaatcaaattaaataatcaaCACTAAAGATAAATATATACCAGACTAAATACATTTACAAGGCCTAGAATACATGATGGACACAAAATTCAAATTTATAGTCTCTTGCTTCAGATTAACTCTAAGATTTAGCCACCTTCTCTTTCTATGTGGGGATTTctactgactttttaaaatagaCTACTTAAAAGTAATACCAGGAGCACTAAATTTGTAGTACCTAAAGTTActctaataattaattataagaGTTAATTCGTATAATCTAACAAAACATAGTTACAATTTAAGCACATTAGTGCTTGAAAGAGAAACTAATTGCAAACAATAAAAGcaaacattcatttttcaaatgtttccAACACTAAAGAATGACTTAAAGGATAATTTTAAAAACCACCAACTTTCTTCAAATTTGTTTGTACTAAttgcaatgaaaaataaaaacgtACACTCTTTTCTGTTATTCTTGATATatatctggatttttaaaaatattacaaagccttctatatactatatataacagTATAGCAGTAGATTTTACAATTTCATAAGTGTAACAAGGAGGGGAAGAAATGGTGTCTAAATTTTAGTTGGGAGAAAAGACAAGGTCTAATTGtataatcagatttttttttgaacaATGGATTACCTTTGTATAATTATAGTATTctaaggggaaggggaggaatagATTTCTAATTTCCCCAATCTAGGGAGGGAGCAAATTCCTCCAATATGTCAAAAACACCATGAGCGCCCAgggacacacatacacacaacttAGTAAAGTAAGAGTGCCTTCCCACCCAACAAAATGTTTCCATGCCCCAAAACACCAAAAAGTATCAAACCAAGAGAGTTAAAACAACTGCCAAGAGCTTCTGAATCAATAATGCTCAAGGTACAGTATGAATACCATACAATTACcttggaggaaaaaacaaaagtgTGGGAGGTTGAGGAGGTGGAATGGGAAGGCTAGAAATTTTACAACTAAACATTAAggattttcattaaaaatgtagCATGTCTGAAATTAAATACCGTTACTTTATACGGATACTCATCACCCTCAGAGATAGGATCACTGGAACACAGCTAAGTGTTGCTGAAACTGATTAGAATAATGAGGGCTGGTAGATTTTCTGGAAACAATCTGCAAGGCTAGTTAATTAAGCATTTACTCAAAGAACCATATCCATTCACCCTGAAGAAATCTATActcaagaaaaatcaaaaggCAGTCATTAggtaataaaagttttaaaagttgGATACTTTGTTGCCAAGATAAATAGCATATCCctcatataaaatttagaatgcaaccctccctttttttttttttaaacccttgtacttcggtgcattgtctcataggtggaagagtggtaagggtgggcaatgggggtcaagtgacttgcccagggtcacacagctgggaagtggctgaggccgggtttgaacctaggacctcctaggagtctctaggcctgactctcactccactgagctacccagctgccctgacccTCCTTTTTTAATAGCAATATTTCTCCTTGAAATTATTCTAGAGAACTAGGTATAATTTTCAAGATTTACTTTTAATAGGAAATCTTGGAATAATCTATGGAATTTAAatagcagacatttattaaatttctcaaAACAGTGGAATGGCTTCTACATTTGAACTCAATTAAGTGGAGAAAAACAGGTAAAGCCATTAATATTTTTGACCTATTTGTTAATAACTTTTCCTAGGGGTATATTCtgaaatttttcaaaaagtaaGATTATCTTTCTACCTAGTCACAATTATTTACACATAGTTTGTACTGTTTAAAAAACACTATGATAGGTAGCAgggaatatacaaagaaaaataaggtagATACAGATCCTGCTTTCAGTAACCTTACATAAAAACACGACTGctaaagaagggagaggggaatcaaTAAACACTAGAAAAAGTACAATTTTGTTTACTTAAAACACTTATTTGGGTACTGAAAATTTGACAGTTTCAATCTAGAATACTTAGAATACCTGTTAACCTAGAAGCTGGGATAGTATCGAAGGATCAGCCTGCATTACTCCATACCATCTGGCCCATTCTCCCCAATGCCTCactaaaaaaagtgttttaacaAAGCCAGAACTCAGATTGTCACTTTATTTCAGATGAGAAGGATTCTATCCCCTCCTTTATCAAACAGAAAAGATCTTACTTAATTTTATGCATAACACTCAATGATCTGAATTGCACAGCTAGTCTTCTCTGCTTTAGGTAAGGATTCCAGGACCACTAAAGGACATGGGCAAATAGCCGAAGCAACAGACAGCACATTAGAAAGGGGTAAAAAAGAACCCAATGAATAGGCTCCTAAGagctagagctggaaaagacctttgaagccatttaatttagttcctctttttatttgataataaggaaaaacaaggCTATTgaggataaatgatttgctcaatgtCATCAGTAAGTGGCCaagctaggattcaaattcaaggcTTATGACAAGATCAGTGGTCTTTGCACTACATCAGAAGAGATGGCTAAAACATTAACCAGAACATTGTTTAGTCCAGGGCCATTTAATGAAGAGGACAAATAGCTCTATGTAATAGATTCTAAGGACATAAAGGAACATACAAAAAACAATGTTCATAATCAATCACAAATAGGTTAAATTGTTCTTTGGTATATTGTTTACTAAGAGAAAACACTGGACTGGGAGTCTAAAATAGTGTCATATGCTGAAAAAAAGTGCTAATTTTTAGTAAAGGAATCTGGGGTTCAAATGTCACCCATTACTTCCTATCTGCATAAGCCTAAGCAAGATATTTTTATATCTCTAAGCTTCAGTTGGACAAGATAACCTCCAAGGCCCTTTCCAATCCTAAATTTATGAAGTATATATTAGAAAGATGTCTATAAGAACCAGTTTTAAGATTTTACAAATTACTTTCAGTTACATGGATAATTCACTTACTCCAATATCAAGCTGATAACTACCTCTTTACTACCCATGTGACTTCTGAGGggtcatttaatctcttcaccttcaatttcttcatctataaaacaaagaagcTGCATCTCTaaaggtccttccaactctgaaatttaaTAATCTTCTACAAATTCACTAATCTCTAAAGTTGGAAGCCTTAGAGATCATGGAGTCATTTCCCTACTATTAAAGATAAGGAAGCCAAAGTTCAAAAGGCAGCCTACTCTTctttttaagtgacttggcatCACAGActgggagctggaagggatcttagaaatcttGTGCAAGTTCATTTCTCAAGGCAAAGCTAggattaaaaatgacaattcctaAATCTGGGTGTGAGAAGTCTTCTATCACAGCATACGATACAAAAGCCAAAAGGCAAGACAAACTGCTGctgtcacagaatttcagaactggaaaggaactaAAAGATtattccaaccctttcattttacagtaaGGGTCCTAAGCATTGATCCTATGGACCACAGATTTTAGGGGGATCCTTgaatttggaagagaaaaaaattattttcattaacctctaacagaaatttagcattttattCAATTACGAACTTAAGCaacaaacatttttctgagaagaggtTGATGGATATCACCAGAATGCCAAAGTGCCTATGacacaaaaagttaaaaattcctgtttcacagagaaggaaactgagacccacagatgTAAAATGATTTATTCCACATGTCCAACCTAGTTAATGCTGAAGCCAGAACTAGAAGCCAATTCTACATTCCAGTCCATATTGCCTCTCAGGTGAAGATGAATTTGGAGCTAAAGTTTATTCAtgggatatgggaggtcctaggttcaaatccagcctcagacactttccagctgtgtgaccctgggcaagtcacttgacccccattgcccacccttaccactcttctaccaaggagccaatacacagaagttaagggggaaaaaaaagtttattgagtatattacatgaaaaaatatatagtactAAGGATTATGAGGGACACAGTCCTTGCCATCAAGAAAGTCATGACCAGCATTATAATCCTAGAATGTCAAAGCTTAAAGAATTCTTAAGATATCACTCAattcaactgcctcattttataaatgaaaaaataaattaagtgacttgcttaaagtcaatAATTAGTGACACAGCAGGAAAACAAATACAGTTTGATTTCCAGTTGAGTGCTCTTTTTTTGTCAGTACCTGATTGCTCACGTTTatctttaagtattatatttcagcactataaaagaatttctaaaattttacaCAATGACAtgagggttaattattttataacaaaaaaaacaaaatgtcaagatTTCTTGATGCTTAAACATATTCTGTATTGGTCTTTTGGGGGGTAAAAAAAGGtatgtaatttatattattaaatctGAAAGCTTTTTGCAATCATTATTATATAACCCATGTAAGGAAATGTAGacatttcctttttacaaattGCATGGTAAGTTTTCCCAAGATCATGCTGTAATTCAGAACTAAGCTTATTATGCTGGCATTCTTGACTCTTGTTACCTTATCTTAGAgtccatatttattttaaaaaccatacAAAGATGTTTTCAATTTTGAATGAGGTTCCAAATTCATAGCATAGATTTCCTCCCActgataaaaaaatcaattttatatcttatttaaaatatttttatgatttgaaATATCTAAGTTCATTATTGTTGGTGCAAAAGAACTGTTATATCATTGTTATTAATAGATTAATGACTTATATTAGCAACATACAACATTACCACTTAAATACCACAGATAACAAACCAAACTGATTCCAAACCAAATAAATTTTTACAATACCTTCTACAAAATCGTTTTCGTTAAATAGTTGTTTTTCCCCAACTGGTCCATCATCTTCTTCTTGATCATCTTCTTCATCAGGATTATTAATAACTTCCAGGCCAGCCTCAATAACTTCCACCAACTCATCTCTCTTATCTTTTCTAACAGGCTTTTCCTCTGGGTGTCGAGTGAGACCCATCTCTAATTGGAAGACTTTCATTAAGGTAAAACTTTCAAAAGGGATGACACCATACTCGCTAGGTAGCTTGGCTCCTATGCCTACCTCAGCTTTGTCAATCTGAGAATGAAGAAACTCTAAAAGATCACTGGGTATTTGTTCTTTGGTGCCTTGATAACCCATACCATTTGCTCTTGCGTTCTTTTTTCCTTGCAATGATCTCATTTTCTCACTCATCTCTTGTAATTCTTGCTTGAGTTGAGCAATCTGACGTTTCAGGCTAGTTGCCCTAGTTTGAtaatgttcttcttgttcttgtagGAGAGCTTGGTAGTACTCTTTACCATAATTCTCTCCAATGATACCAGGAAGAGACACATTACCATCAGTCTGTGGAGCACACTCAAGAAGATacataaataatatcaaaatgcaCAGCAGGGCAAGACCCAATAACAGCCAACGAGTCCTGGCTTGAAGCATTAAACCTCTTCTGGGCATTCTTATCAATAGGTAGTTTCTCAGTGCTACATGTTCTTTTCTTGTTCATACTTTAGAGAACCATCATCATCAAAatctttcaaaagaataaaattcttgTAAATGGCACAAGCATTAGTTCTGCAGTAGctcaaaaaat is from Gracilinanus agilis isolate LMUSP501 chromosome 2, AgileGrace, whole genome shotgun sequence and encodes:
- the CSGALNACT2 gene encoding chondroitin sulfate N-acetylgalactosaminyltransferase 2 isoform X2, whose translation is MPRRGLMLQARTRWLLLGLALLCILILFMYLLECAPQTDGNVSLPGIIGENYGKEYYQALLQEQEEHYQTRATSLKRQIAQLKQELQEMSEKMRSLQGKKNARANGMGYQGTKEQIPSDLLEFLHSQIDKAEVGIGAKLPSEYGVIPFESFTLMKVFQLEMGLTRHPEEKPVRKDKRDELVEVIEAGLEVINNPDEEDDQEEDDGPVGEKQLFNENDFVEGYYRTERDKGTQYELFFKKADLMEYRHVTLFRPFGPLMKVKSETIDITKSVINIIVPLAGRTEAFAQFMQNFRDVCILQDKRIHLTVVYFGEEGLSKVKIILESVSRFTKKTLDSGEILVLE